A stretch of the Uranotaenia lowii strain MFRU-FL chromosome 3, ASM2978415v1, whole genome shotgun sequence genome encodes the following:
- the LOC129752789 gene encoding uncharacterized protein LOC129752789, giving the protein MDVATFGSACSPCSAQFIKNLNAEEFKHLFPTATEAIIHGTYVDDFLDSRNTEEEIIRLVEEVKYVHSQGGFEIRNFVSNSTIVLNEIGEVNATPSKDLGLLTSEKALSVLGIRWLPKLDIFTFTLNLPQLDTRLLNGMLRPTKRQVFSTVMSLYDPLGMLAAFVVHGKIIIQTLWKTGCKWDEPVDDSTFANWKRWTNLFSRLGEVRISRPYFGQGSPETCQPIQMHTFVDASEEAYACVIYFRYFDRGFPRCTLVSAKSKVAPVKPLSIPRLELLAAVLGTRMANYIQENHQLSISQRFYWTDSSTVLHWIHADARKYHSYIACRIGEILTSTNLNEWRWVSSRDNVADEATKWGHGPCFEESSRWFHAPEFLWELESTWPEQKWQALNVQEELRSSCFHHQTSKELLVDYTRFSKWERIHRTIAYVFRICTRKEDDQVIPLEYLKQEHLKKAELELIRIIQRETFHDEIAVLQKCRNGKRAGAVPIASPLYKLSAYIDEEEIVRMDSRIGAAPNLPIEAKCPAKNHRLTFLLVDFYHRRYLHRNHETVFNELRQQFYVPGLRKLIRTVTARCQWCKVYHKNPTQSKMGPLPRARLVAFQRPFTFVGLDYFGPLFVKVKRSHAKRWIALFTCLTTRAVHMEVAHSLSTTSCKMCIRRFIARRGAPAEIYSDNGTNFRGAANELREQLLNINQRCAESFTNTNTKWVFNPPAAPHTGGVWERLVRSVKTALECFHDAPKVPDDETLETIILEAENIVNSRPLTYIPLDSTNQEALTPNHFLLGSSTGAKMPSQEPVNPLEGLRNSWNLARTISDSFWKRWLKEYLPTIARRTKWFEKTKPLEPGD; this is encoded by the coding sequence ATGGACGTGGCAACGTTTGGGTCAGCCTGTTCGCCCTGCTCGGCTCAGTTTATTAAAAACCTCAACGCCGAAGAATTTAAACACCTATTTCCGACGGCTACTGAAGCTATTATTCATGGAACCTACGTGGACGACTTCCTAGATAGCAGAAATACTGAAGAAGAAATCATCCGGCTAGTTGAAGAGGTTAAATATGTACACTCTCAAGGAGGGTTTGAGATACGAAACTTCGTGTCAAACTCTACGATCGTTCTAAATGAAATCGGCGAAGTTAATGCTACCCCTTCGAAGGATCTTGGTCTGCTGACGTCAGAAAAGGCTTTGTCGGTGTTGGGTATTCGTTGGTTACCTAAActtgacatttttacttttacgTTAAATCTCCCGCAACTGGACACCAGACTACTAAATGGTATGCTTCGCCCAACAAAACGCCAAGTGTTTAGTACAGTGATGAGTCTGTATGACCCACTCGGAATGCTCGCTGCTTTTGTGGTTCATGGGAAAATAATTATACAGACCCTATGGAAGACCGGGTGCAAGTGGGATGAACCAGTCGATGATAGCACGTTTGCTAATTGGAAGCGCTGGACAAACCTATTTTCTCGTCTTGGTGAAGTTCGAATCTCTCGACCCTACTTCGGACAAGGTTCACCTGAAACTTGTCAGCCAATACAAATGCACACCTTCGTTGATGCCAGCGAAGAAGCGTATGCTTGTGTTATCTATTTTCGCTATTTCGACCGCGGTTTTCCGCGCTGTACTCTGGTAAGCGCTAAATCAAAGGTGGCACCAGTAAAACCACTCTCGATTCCACGCCTTGAACTACTAGCTGCTGTTTTAGGGACACGTATGGCAAACTATATTCAAGAAAACCACCAACTATCGATCTCCCAGAGATTCTACTGGACCGATTCTTCAACCGTGCTTCACTGGATACATGCTGATGCTCGAAAATATCATTCATACATCGCTTGTAGAATCGGAGAGATTCTAACATCCACAAATTTGAACGAATGGCGATGGGTGTCCTCTCGTGATAACGTTGCGGATGAAGCCACAAAATGGGGACATGGCCCCTGTTTCGAAGAAAGTAGCAGATGGTTCCACGCTCCTGAGTTTCTGTGGGAGCTAGAATCAACTTGGCCAGAACAGAAGTGGCAAGCCCTGAATGTGCAAGAAGAACTACGATCTAGCTGCTTTCATCATCAAACGAGTAAGGAATTGTTAGTGGATTATACACGGTTCAGCAAATGGGAACGCATACATCGTACGATAGCCTATGTCTTCAGAATATGTACGCGGAAAGAAGACGACCAAGTTATTCCTcttgaatatttgaaacaagAGCATCTTAAGAAAGCAGAGCTGGAGTTAATCCGAATCATTCAGCGGGAAACCTTCCACGATGAGATAGCTGTGTTGCAGAAGTGCCGAAATGGCAAGCGTGCGGGGGCGGTGCCGATCGCTAGTCCGCTGTATAAATTGTCGGCGTATATCGATGAAGAAGAGATTGTTAGAATGGACAGTCGTATCGGCGCTGCCCCCAACCTGCCGATCGAAGCTAAGTGTCCAGCAAAAAACCATCGTCTAACTTTTCTTCTTGTAGATTTCTACCACCGTCGATATCTGCACCGTAACCACGAGACCGTATTCAACGAACTACGACAGCAGTTCTACGTGCCTGGATTGCGCAAACTGATTCGCACCGTGACAGCTCGATGCCAGTGGTGCAAGGTGTATCACAAAAATCCGACTCAATCAAAGATGGGACCTCTCCCAAGAGCGCGTCTAGTCGCGTTCCAACGACCGTTTACTTTCGTGGGTTTAGATTACTTCGGCCCGCTCTTCGTTAAAGTAAAACGCTCTCATGCGAAACGATGGATCGCATTATTCACGTGCCTTACCACCCGAGCTGTGCACATGGAGGTCGCGCATAGCTTATCAACAACTTCCTGTAAAATGTGCATTCGAAGATTTATCGCGCGACGAGGGGCCCCTGCTGAGATTTACTCGGATAATGGCACAAATTTTCGAGGAGCTGCGAATGAACTTCGAGAGCAATTACTGAACATCAATCAACGATGTGCCGAATCCTTTACGAACACGAATACTAAATGGGTCTTCAACCCTCCAGCTGCTCCGCATACTGGCGGAGTCTGGGAACGTCTTGTGCGCTCGGTAAAAACGGCTCTAGAATGCTTTCATGATGCGCCTAAGGTCCCCGACGACGAAACTCTAGAAACTATCATACTAGAGGCCGAAAATATTGTTAACAGTCGACCTCTAACGTATATACCTCTCGATTCGACTAATCAAGAAGCTCTCACTCCGAACCACTTCCTGTTGGGCTCATCAACGGGTGCCAAGATGCCCTCACAAGAACCAGTAAATCCCCTTGAAGGCCTACGCAATAGCTGGAACCTTGCCAGAACCATTTCTGACAGCTTCTGGAAGCGGTGGTTGAAGGAGTACCTTCCGACGATTGCCAGACGAACCAAGTGGTTTGAAAAAACCAAACCCCTCGAGCCAGGTGACTAA
- the LOC129754205 gene encoding microfibril-associated glycoprotein 4-like, with product MRSKISVRYFYVAAQLASCVVAVFGFPAGASNSEDKGCGFGYELLLSKLDSTNLGSQMQIDAIAASIRELKESVSSNVLSSVVGPKSLNFPKTCRRESQALQVIQPELGFQEPFLVKCDQNSEVNGWIVIQHRFDGSVNFLRTWNEYKSGFGHLDGEFWLGLDKIHQLTFGAPHELLVVLEDWEGKRVEARYSEFAIDSEQKFYALSKLGTYSGTAGDSLTPHKNARFSTFDRDNDDLENSNCATVYSGAWWYVKCHSSNLNGLYLRGNGTEYAVMMCWYAFQGHYYSLKESKMMIRRKN from the exons ATGAGGAGCAAAATTTCGGTTCGATACTTTTACGTTGCAGCACAATTAGCATCGTGTGTGGTGGCGGTGTTTGGTTTTCCAGCTGGAGCTTCCAATTCGGAAGATAAAGGTTGCGGGTTTGGATATGAGCTGCTGCTTTCTAAATTAGATTCGACTAATCTTGG ctCACAAATGCAGATCGACGCTATCGCCGCAAGTATTCGAGAACTGAAAGAAAGCGTTTCTTCCAATGTGTTGAGTTCAGTTGTTGGGCCGAAGagtttgaattttccaaaaacatgtCGAAGAGAAAGTCAAGCACTTCAGGTGATTCAACCTGAATTAGGTTTTCAAGAGCCATTTTTGGTAAAATGCGACCAGAACTCTGAAGTCAACGGATGGATTGTAATCCAGCATCGATTTGACGGATCGGTCAATTTTCTGCGAACATGGAATGAATATAAATCAGGCTTCGGCCATCTGGATGGGGAATTCTGGCTAGGACTTGATAAAATACATCAGCTAACGTTTGGTGCGCCTCATGAGCTCCTCGTCGTGCTAGAAGACTGGGAGGGAAAACGAGTAGAAGCACGATACAGCGAATTCGCTATCGATAGCGAGCAGAAATTCTACGCCTTATCAAAGCTTGGAACATACAGCGGCACCGCGGGGGATTCTCTGACACCACACAAAAATGCGCGCTTTTCTACGTTCGATCGCGATAACGATGATCTCGAAAATAGCAACTGTGCAACTGTCTACAGTGGTGCCTGGTGGTATGTCAAATGTCATTCCAGCAATCTGAATGGATTGTATCTCAGAGGTAATGGTACCGAGTATGCTGTAATGATGTGCTGGTACGCCTTTCAAGGACATTACTATTCGCTGAAAGAGTCCAAGATGATgataagaagaaaaaactaa
- the LOC129755823 gene encoding microfibril-associated glycoprotein 4-like: protein MIYFLPALVALASSAVSSAAKDSTGCTGYGFEILSASLESLSNAVVKTDTSIMESYLKIRKNILDMQTRLVESECGKRTALPVSCDQIESRKSGRYLINVSPGLDHPMEVFCDQEFEGGGWLVFQNRFNGAVEFFRGWEEYKNGFGSLEGEFWLGLENIHKITYSDQYELAVVIEDFKGEKAVARYSSFAIGGESLKYNLEKLGTFSGTANDSLTYHKSGSFSTFDRDNDEHESHCASVYLGAWWYRGCHLSNLNARYDPAGSANKIVVWRLWKGDTHRLKKTRMMIRRVRN from the exons ATGATATATTTCTTGCCGGCTTTAGTGGCGTTAGCATCTAGTGCGGTTTCTTCGGCTGCAAAAGATTCTACCGGATGTACAGGGTATGGATTTgagatcttatctgcaagtctGGAATCACTTAGCAATGC AGTTGTAAAAACTGATACTTCGATTATGGAAAGCTATTTGAAAATCCGTAAAAATATACTCGATATGCAAACGCGCCTTGTCGAATCCGAATGTGGCAAAAGAACCG CGTTACCTGTATCTTGTGACCAAATCGAATCCCGTAAATCGGGACGCTACCTCATCAATGTGTCTCCCGGATTGGATCACCCGATGGAAGTTTTCTGCGACCAAGAATTCGAGGGAGGCGGATGGTTGGTGTTCCAGAATCGCTTCAATGGGGCAGTTGAATTCTTTCGTGGGTGGGAAGAGTACAAAAATGGATTCGGATCCCTTGAGGGAGAATTTTGGCTCGGCTTGGAAAACATTCATAAG ATTACATATTCGGATCAGTACGAGCTAGCAGTTGTGATTGAGGACTTCAAAGGGGAAAAAGCTGTTGCCAGATACTCTTCTTTTGCCATCGGTGGAGAGTCCTTGAAGTATAATCTAGAGAAATTGGGCACCTTCAGCGGAACGGCGAATGATAGCTTAACCTATCACAAGTCGGGTTCTTTTTCTACCTTCGACCGCGATAACGACGAACATGAATCGCACTGCGCATCCGTTTATTTGGGCGCCTGGTGGTACAGGGGTTGTCATCTCAGTAATTTGAATGCCCGATATGATCCTGCCGGCTCAGCTAATAAGATAGTTGTCTGGAGATTGTGGAAGGGTGATACACACCGGCTGAAGAAAACCAGAATGATGATCAGAAGAGTTCGCAATTGA